One Aphelocoma coerulescens isolate FSJ_1873_10779 chromosome 6, UR_Acoe_1.0, whole genome shotgun sequence DNA window includes the following coding sequences:
- the PAOX gene encoding peroxisomal N(1)-acetyl-spermine/spermidine oxidase isoform X2, which produces MEGGGRRVVVVGAGLAGLGAAQRLRGHGSLRLLEAAARAGGRVCTRSFASGLVEMGAHWIHGPSPGNPVFCLASRYGLLGPEAAREENQQVEAGGHPPMPSITYGSSGKVLSPKAVREARDLFYALLASTRTFQGSKKPPCPSVGQYLQAEIARTVPQEDARQLQLAVLTTCLKLECCISGTHSMDLVALEPFGEYVSLPGLDCTFPRLAERLLSDLPEGTVLLNKAVRTIRWQGSFREEWDDARVFPVRVECEDGDVFLADHVIVTVPLGFLKEHHQEFFQPPLPERKARAIRHLGFGTTNKIFLEFEQPFWEPQQQLLEVVWEDESPLGEPSADLEANWFKKLIGFVVLQPPEQHGHVLCGFIAGKEAEHMETLSDAEVLSAMTHVLRTMTGNPSLPAPRSVLRSRWHSAPYTRGSYSYVAVGSSGEDIDVLAQPLPEDPRDPRPLQLLFAGEATYRVFYSTTHGALLSGWREAERLNPLLQASFPRLSREAAK; this is translated from the exons ATggagggcggcgggcggcgggtggtggtggtgggcgCAGGGCTGGCGGGCCTGGGGGCGGCCCAGCGGCTCCGCGGACACGGCTCCCTCCGCCTGCTGGAGGCGGCGGCCCGCGCCGGCGGCCGCGTCTGCACCCGCTCCTTCG CGTCGGGGCTGGTGGAGATGGGGGCACACTGGATCCACGGCCCCTCACCAGGAAATCCCGTGTTCTGCCTGGCCTCCCGCTACGGCCTGCTGGGCCCGGAGGCCGCCCGCGAGGAGAACCAGCAGGTGGAAGCGGGGGGCCACCCCCCGATGCCGTCCATCACCTACGGCAGCTCGGGGAAGGTGCTGAGCCCCAAGGCAGTGCGCGAAGCCCGCGACCTCTTCTACGCCCTCCTGGCCTCCACCCGCACTTTCCAGGGGTCCAAGAAGCCACCGTGCCCCAGCGTGGGCCAGTACTTGCAGGCAGAGATCGCCCGGACGGTGCCCCAGGAGGATGCCCGGCAGCTCCAGCTGGCCGTGCTCACCACCTGCCTCaagctggagtgctgcatcagCGGGACCCACAGCATGGACCTGGTGGCCCTGGAGCCCTTCGGGGAGTACGTGTCGCTGCCCGGCCTGGACTGCACCTTCCCACG CTTGGCCGAGCGCCTGCTCTCGGATCTGCCCGAGGGCACCGTCCTGCTCAACAAGGCAGTGAGGACCATCCGGTGGCAAGGGTCCTTCCGTGAGGAATGGGACGATGCCAGGGTTTTCCCCGTCCGGGTGGAGTGCGAGGATGGAGATGTCTTCCTTGCTGACCACGTCATCGTCACTGTCCCGCTGG GTTTCCTCAAGGAACACCACCAGGAGTTCTTCCAGCCTCCCCTTCCCGAGCGGAAAGCACGAGCCATTCGCCACCTGGGCTTTGGCACCACCAACAAGATCTTCCTGGAGTTCGAGCAGCCTTTCTgggagccccagcagcagctcctggaagtGGTGTGGGAGGACGAGTCACCcctgggggagcccagcgcTGACCTGGAGGCCAACTGGTTCAAGAAGCTCATCGGCTTCGTGGTGCTCCAGCCACCAGAGCA GCACGGGCACGTCCTGTGCGGCTTCATCGCGGGGAAGGAGGCGGAGCACATGGAGACGCTGAGCGACGCCGAGGTGCTCAGCGCCATGACCCACGTCCTGCGCACCATGACAG GGAACCCGAGCCTGCCCGCGCCCAGGAGCGTGCTCCGGTCCCGCTGGCACAGCGCTCCCTACACCCGCGGCTCCTACAGCTACGTGGCCGTCGGCAGCTCGGGGGAGGACATCGatgtgctggcacagcccctgcccgAGGACCCCCGCGACCCCCGG cccctgcagctcctcttCGCTGGCGAGGCCACGTACCGCGTCTTCTACTCCACCACCCACGGGGCGCTGCTGTCGGGGTGGCGAGAGGCCGAGCGGCTCAACCCGCTCCTCCAGGCTTCGTTCCCGCGCCTCAGTCGTGAGGCGGCAAAATAA
- the MTG1 gene encoding mitochondrial ribosome-associated GTPase 1: protein MRVWAALRAAGTVPGGFRERFEFGGRDVASWFPRHMAKGLRQMRLALRRADCLVEVHDARIPLSGRNPALQEALGIRPHVLVLNKMDLADPRRQPAVLEQLRQQGCSHVVFTDCQRDANVRKVVPMVARLVAESPHYHRAKSSEHNILVIGVPNVGKSSLINSLRRLHLKKGKATAVGGEPGITKAVLSRIQVCEKPLMYLVDTPGVLPPKLGDVETGMKLALCGAIRDHLVGEDVMADYLLYTLNKQQQFGYVQRYGLGQACDHVEPLLKHVALTQGRTQKVKVLTGTGNVNMMMLNYPAAAYEFLRDFRAGRLGRVTLD from the exons ATGCGGGTGTGGGCAGCGCTGCGGGCAGCGGGGACGGTCCCGGGAGGGTTCCGGGAGCGCTTCGAGTTCGGCGGCCGCGATGTGGCCTCGTGGTTCCCGCGGCACATGGCGAAAG GCCTGCGGCAGATGCGCCTGGCGCTGCGCCGCGCCGACTGCCTCGTGGAGGTGCACGACGCTCGA ATCCCGCTGTCGGGCCGTAACCCCGCGCTGCAGGAGGCGCTGGGCATCCGTCCTCACGTCCTGGTGCTGAACAAGATGGATCTGGCGGATCCCCGCCGGCAGCCG GCGGTCTTGGAGCAACTAAGGCAGCAGGGATGCTCGCACGTGGTCTTCACTGACTGCCAGCGTGATGCCAACGTCAGGAAG GTTGTCCCCATGGTTGCCAGGCTGGTGGCTGAGAGCCCACACTACCACAGGGCCAAG AGCTCTGAGCACAACATCCTGGTGATTGGCGTGCCCAACGTGGGCAAGTCCTCGCTCATCAACTCCCTGCGGAGGCTGCACCTCAAGAAGG GCAAGGCCACTGCGGTGGGGGGCGAGCCAGGAATCACCAAGGCAGTGCTGTCCAGGATCCAG GTCTGTGAGAAGCCCCTGATGTACCTGGTGGACACTCCTGGCGTGCTGCCCCCCAAGCTGGGCGATGTGGAGACGGGCATGAAGCTGGCGCTGTGTG GAGCTATCCGTGATCACCTCGTGGGGGAGGACGTCATGGCTGACTACCTCCTGTACACCCTGAACAAGCAGCAGCAGTTCGG GTACGTGCAGCGCTACGGGCTGGGCCAGGCCTGCGACCACGTCGAGCCCCTGCTCAAGCACGTGGCCCTCACCCAGGGCCGCACGCAGAAGGTGAAGGTGCTGACAGGCACAG GGAACGTCAACATGATGATGCTCAACTACCCAGCTGCTGCCTACGAGTTCCTGCGGGACTTCCGAGCAGGACGCCTGGGCAGGGTGACACTGGACTGA
- the ZNF511 gene encoding zinc finger protein 511 isoform X2, which produces MAMCHHPEQQDLHPPRARGTRGMGCTGTWIHPVPPGTRGPGCHGAGQSAGQVWQEAAMDSPRAMGLCSATVLLGTALLLLAPGSTQALSSSRWKDLAMEQDLAEEIILGVGAIGTPEEGEPGIKVFSSSAWAQRGPPQVQAGPKEDRDHLHHPQDDAREANARVPFWMPSLEVQNGPEEDRDHLYHPQDDAREADTYRPPRMLSLEVQNGPEEDRDHIYHS; this is translated from the exons ATGGCAATGTGCCATCACCCTGAGCAGCAGGACCTGCATCCACCCAGGGCCCGAGGGACGCGTGGGATGGGCTGCACCGGGACCTGGAtccacccagtgccaccagggACGCGTGGGCCGGGCTGCCACGGGGCCGGGCAAAGTGCAGGGCAGGTGTGGCAAGAGGCAGCCATGGACAG CCCAAGGGCCATGGGGCTCTGCAGCGCCACTgtcctgctgggcactgccctccTCCTGCTGGCCCCCGGCAGCACCCAG GCTCTAAGCAGCTCCAGGTGGAAGGACCTGGCCATGGAGCAGGATTTGGCTGAGGAAAT CATCCTGGGTGTAGGAGCCATTGGGACACCGGAGGAGGGTGAACCAGGTATAAAGGTCTtctccagcagtgcctgggCTCAGAGGGGCCCACCCCAAGTCCAGGCAGGACCAAAAGAGGATCGTGACCACCTCCACCACCCCCAAGATGATGCCAGGGAGGCAAATGCCCGTGTGCCATTCTGGATGCCGTCCCTGGAGGTGCAGAATGGCCCCGAGGAAGATCGTGACCACCTCTACCACCCCCAGGATGATGCCAGGGAGGCTGACACCTACAGGCCACCCCGgatgctgtccctggaggtgcaGAACGGGCCAGAGGAGGACCGCGACCACATCTACCACAGCTGA
- the SPRN gene encoding shadow of prion protein: protein MRRSAAACWALVLLAATFCDTVAGKGGRGGARGAARGAARGAARSRPRAAVPRYGSAGAALRVAGAAAAGAAAGVAAGAALRRARLSGELQAGDGAEYRDGNWTAAASAWTSAAPAGTPSGRALPWLCPLAALLRR from the coding sequence ATGCGGCGGAGCGCGGCGGCGTGCTGGGCgctggtgctgctggccgcCACCTTCTGCGACACGGTGGCCGGCAAGGGTGGGCGCGGCGGCGCCCGGGGGGCGGCCcgcggcgcggcgcggggggcggcccgcaGCCGGCCGAGGGCGGCCGTGCCCCGGTACGGCTCTGCCGGGGCGGCCCTGCGCgtggcgggggcggcggcggcgggagcggcggccggcgtggcggcgggggcggccctgCGCCGGGCCCGGCTGTCCGGAGAGCTGCAAGCGGGAGACGGCGCCGAGTACCGCGACGGCAACTGGACGGCGGCCGCCAGCGCCTGGACCTCCGCCGCGCCGGCCGGGACCCCGTCgggccgggccctgccctggctctgcccgCTGGCTGCCCTCCTCCGCCGCTGA
- the PAOX gene encoding peroxisomal N(1)-acetyl-spermine/spermidine oxidase isoform X1, with translation MEGGGRRVVVVGAGLAGLGAAQRLRGHGSLRLLEAAARAGGRVCTRSFASGLVEMGAHWIHGPSPGNPVFCLASRYGLLGPEAAREENQQVEAGGHPPMPSITYGSSGKVLSPKAVREARDLFYALLASTRTFQGSKKPPCPSVGQYLQAEIARTVPQEDARQLQLAVLTTCLKLECCISGTHSMDLVALEPFGEYVSLPGLDCTFPRGYSSLAERLLSDLPEGTVLLNKAVRTIRWQGSFREEWDDARVFPVRVECEDGDVFLADHVIVTVPLGFLKEHHQEFFQPPLPERKARAIRHLGFGTTNKIFLEFEQPFWEPQQQLLEVVWEDESPLGEPSADLEANWFKKLIGFVVLQPPEQHGHVLCGFIAGKEAEHMETLSDAEVLSAMTHVLRTMTGNPSLPAPRSVLRSRWHSAPYTRGSYSYVAVGSSGEDIDVLAQPLPEDPRDPRPLQLLFAGEATYRVFYSTTHGALLSGWREAERLNPLLQASFPRLSREAAK, from the exons ATggagggcggcgggcggcgggtggtggtggtgggcgCAGGGCTGGCGGGCCTGGGGGCGGCCCAGCGGCTCCGCGGACACGGCTCCCTCCGCCTGCTGGAGGCGGCGGCCCGCGCCGGCGGCCGCGTCTGCACCCGCTCCTTCG CGTCGGGGCTGGTGGAGATGGGGGCACACTGGATCCACGGCCCCTCACCAGGAAATCCCGTGTTCTGCCTGGCCTCCCGCTACGGCCTGCTGGGCCCGGAGGCCGCCCGCGAGGAGAACCAGCAGGTGGAAGCGGGGGGCCACCCCCCGATGCCGTCCATCACCTACGGCAGCTCGGGGAAGGTGCTGAGCCCCAAGGCAGTGCGCGAAGCCCGCGACCTCTTCTACGCCCTCCTGGCCTCCACCCGCACTTTCCAGGGGTCCAAGAAGCCACCGTGCCCCAGCGTGGGCCAGTACTTGCAGGCAGAGATCGCCCGGACGGTGCCCCAGGAGGATGCCCGGCAGCTCCAGCTGGCCGTGCTCACCACCTGCCTCaagctggagtgctgcatcagCGGGACCCACAGCATGGACCTGGTGGCCCTGGAGCCCTTCGGGGAGTACGTGTCGCTGCCCGGCCTGGACTGCACCTTCCCACG CGGCTACAGCAGCTTGGCCGAGCGCCTGCTCTCGGATCTGCCCGAGGGCACCGTCCTGCTCAACAAGGCAGTGAGGACCATCCGGTGGCAAGGGTCCTTCCGTGAGGAATGGGACGATGCCAGGGTTTTCCCCGTCCGGGTGGAGTGCGAGGATGGAGATGTCTTCCTTGCTGACCACGTCATCGTCACTGTCCCGCTGG GTTTCCTCAAGGAACACCACCAGGAGTTCTTCCAGCCTCCCCTTCCCGAGCGGAAAGCACGAGCCATTCGCCACCTGGGCTTTGGCACCACCAACAAGATCTTCCTGGAGTTCGAGCAGCCTTTCTgggagccccagcagcagctcctggaagtGGTGTGGGAGGACGAGTCACCcctgggggagcccagcgcTGACCTGGAGGCCAACTGGTTCAAGAAGCTCATCGGCTTCGTGGTGCTCCAGCCACCAGAGCA GCACGGGCACGTCCTGTGCGGCTTCATCGCGGGGAAGGAGGCGGAGCACATGGAGACGCTGAGCGACGCCGAGGTGCTCAGCGCCATGACCCACGTCCTGCGCACCATGACAG GGAACCCGAGCCTGCCCGCGCCCAGGAGCGTGCTCCGGTCCCGCTGGCACAGCGCTCCCTACACCCGCGGCTCCTACAGCTACGTGGCCGTCGGCAGCTCGGGGGAGGACATCGatgtgctggcacagcccctgcccgAGGACCCCCGCGACCCCCGG cccctgcagctcctcttCGCTGGCGAGGCCACGTACCGCGTCTTCTACTCCACCACCCACGGGGCGCTGCTGTCGGGGTGGCGAGAGGCCGAGCGGCTCAACCCGCTCCTCCAGGCTTCGTTCCCGCGCCTCAGTCGTGAGGCGGCAAAATAA
- the LOC138112783 gene encoding lysosomal acid lipase/cholesteryl ester hydrolase-like, producing MTEPPALPPPARSDAPVGSSWHKMWLFIAILLFIQAPTSSEGAVKQKKALNPETLMNVSQIVCHRGYPSEEYEVLTHDGYYIRLNRIPHGREKPISRGAKPVVFLQHGIFGEGSHWVENLANNSLGFILADSGYDVWLGNSRGTSWSRRHQHLSADQVEFWDFSFHEMAMYDLPAAIDFVLQKTGQKQLHYVGYSQGCTIAFIAFSSMPELAQKVKMFFALAPVVTAKHARSPLMKLPFLLDKNLKIILLLLGRTDASLHMRKLWRFLPELCRHTLLHRPCANLLSLLGGHNEKNLNMTRLDVYTSHYPDSTSVKNVIHWAQVVKSGEFKAFDYGSENPAVYQQDTPPLYRVEEMPVPTAVWSGGEDWAADWRDVRLLLPRIAHLVTYTHIPDWNHWDFVWGLDAPGRLYSSILRLMEGSQ from the exons ATGACAGAGCCACCAGCACTGCCACCACCAGCCCGGTCAGACGCACCAGTGGGCTCTTCCTG GCACAAGATGTGGCTGTTCATTGCAATCCTGCTTTTCATACAAGCACCCACAAGCTCCGAAGGTGCTGTCAAGCAGAAAAAGGCTCTAAACCCCGAGACTCTCATGAATGTT agCCAAATCGTCTGCCACAGAGGATACCCCAGCGAGGAGTATGAAGTTCTGACTCATGATGGCTACTACATCCGCCTGAACAGAATTCCTCACGGAAGAGAAAAGCCTATCAGCAGAG GGGCCAAGCCAGTCGTGTTTCTCCAGCACGGGATATTTGGAGAAGGCAGCCACTGGGTGGAAAATCTGGCTAACAACAGCCTTGGCTTCATACTAGCAGACTCTGGCTATGACGTGTGGCTGGGAAACAGCCGGGGCACGAGCTGGTCCCGCAGACACCAGCACCTTTCAGCTGACCAggtggaattctgggatttcaG CTTCCATGAGATGGCAATGTACGACTTGCCGGCCGCCATCGACTTTGTGCTGCAGAAAACGGGGCAGAAGCAGCTCCACTACGTTGGCTACTCCCAGGGCTGCACGATCG cCTTTATTGCATTTTCATCCATGCCCGAACTGGCTCAGAAAGTCAAAATGTTTTTTGCCCTGGCTCCAGTAGTGACAGCCAAGCACGCCAGAAGTCCCCTCATGAAGCTACCCTTCCTCCTGGACAAAAATCTCAAGATTATTCTG CTGCTGCTCGGCAGAACGGACGCGTCCCTGCACATGCGGAAGCTGTGGCGGTTCCTCCCGGAGCTGTGCAGGCACACGCTGCTGCACAGGCCCTGTGCCaacctcctctccctgctgggcgGCCACAACGAGAAGAACCTTAACATG ACACGGCTGGACGTGTACACATCCCACTATCCCGACAGCACCTCTGTCAAAAACGTGATCCACTGGGCCCAG GTGGTGAAATCAGGAGAGTTCAAAGCCTTTGACTACGGCAGCGAGAACCCAGCCGTGTACCAGCAG GACACCCCGCCCCTGTACCGCGTGGAGGAGATGCCGGTGCCCACGGCGGTGTGGTCGGGAGGGGAGGACTGGGCAGCCGACTGGAGGGACGTGCGCCTGCTGCTGCCCCGCATCGCCCACCTTGTCACCTACACCCACATCCCCGACTGGAACCACTGGGACTTCGTCTGGGGCCTGGACGCCCCCGGGCGCCTCTACAGCAGCATCCTGAGGCTGATGGAGGGATCCCAGTAG
- the ZNF511 gene encoding zinc finger protein 511 isoform X1, whose translation MLPLPPRLHLLLREGLPQDPLQDPPSQHPSQRPQPTPPFTFAPRRLRLGPQHPLFEDGDVHRHLYLQGVLTSLEEVAERPKVSEFSCHISGCSQVFDTLESYEHHYNTLHRNVCSFCKRSFPSGNLLDIHILEWHDSLFQIMAEKQNMYQCLVEGCTEKFKSSKDRKDHLVTVHLYPADFRFDRPKKVKSGSKHMSSPAEQGASVPMDVSVEMAEQFQVNPTETGPEENMEISQPAASPGPSLPEKWLYKSRIPSTICFGQGATRGFKGPRKKV comes from the exons AtgctgccgctgccgccgcggCTTCACCTCCTGCTCCGTGAGGGGCTCCCTCAGGATCCCCTTCAGGATCCCCCATCCCAGCACCCCTCCCAGCGCCCTCAGCCCACGCCGCCCTTCACCTTcgccccccgccgcctccgcctcGGCCCCCAACACCCGCTCTTCGAG GATGGGGACGTGCACAGGCACCTCTACCTGCAGGGCGTCCTCACCAGCCTCGAGGAGGTGGCCGAGAGACCCAA GGTGTCTGAGTTCAGCTGCCACATCTCCGGGTGCAGCCAGGTGTTTGACACGCTGGAGAGCTACGAGCACCACTACAACACCCTGCACAGGAATGTCTGCTCCTTCTGCAAGCGCTCCTTTCCCTCGGGGAATCTCTTGGATATCCACATCTTGGAGTGGCACGACTCCCTCTTCCAGATAATGGCTGAGAAGCAAAATATG TACCAGTGTCTGGTGGAAGGCTGCACGGAGAAGTTCAAGAGCAGCAAGGACAGGAAGGATCACTTGGTGACCGTGCACCTTTATCCTGCTGACTTTCGCTTTGACAGGCCCAAGAAGGTGAAAAG TGGCTCCAAGCACATGAGCTCTCCTGCAGAGCAGGGCGCCAGCGTGCCCATGGATGTGAGCGTGGAGATGGCAGAGCAATTCCAAGTGAATCCCACGGAAACAGGGCCTGAGGAGAACATGGAGATCtctcagcctgcagccagccctggcCCCTCGCTGCCGGAGAAATGGCTCTACAAATCCAG GATCCCATCCACAATTTGCTTTGGACAAGGTGCCACCCGAGGATTTAAAGGACCAAGGAAGAAAGTCTGA
- the ECHS1 gene encoding enoyl-CoA hydratase, mitochondrial: MAAPLRALLRPAAAAAAALPRARLPPPLRAPRGARGCSAGAAFQYLLVQKTGAQKNVGLIQLNRPQALNALCEGLMAELRRALEAMESDPEVGAIVLTGSQKAFAAGADIKEMQNKTFQECYNSGFLAGWDKVSIVRKPIIAAVNGYALGGGCELAMMCDIIYAGEKAQFGQPEILLGTIPGAGGTQRLTRAVGKSLAMEMVLTGDRISAKEAKEAGLVSKVYPVEKLLDAAIACAEKIASNSKLVAAMAKESVNAAFETTLTEGNRTEKRLFYATFATSDRKEGMTAFVEKRKANFTDS; encoded by the exons ATGGCCGCCCCGCTGCGCGCGCTcctccgccccgccgccgccgccgccgccgcgctgccCCGAGcgcgcctcccgccgccgctccgcgccCCCCGCGGCGCGCGGGGCTGCAGCGCCG GGGCTGCATTCCAGTACCTGCTGGTACAGAAGACGGGGGCACAGAAGAACGTGGGGCTGATCCAGCTGAACCGGCCGCAGGCGCTCAATGCGCTCTGCGAGGGGCTCATGGCGGAGCTGCGGCGGGCACTGGAGGCCATGGAGAGTGACCCGGAGGTGGGAGCCATCGTCCTCACCGGCAGCCAGAAAGCCTTCGCAG CTGGCGCGGACATCAAGGAGATGCAGAATAAAACCTTCCAGGAGTGCTACAACAGCGGCTTCCTTGCCGGGTGGGACAAGGTCTCCATTGTCCGCAAACCCATCATTGCTGCCGTCAATGGCTATGCT ctgggaGGCGGGTGCGAGCTGGCCATGATGTGCGACATCATCTACGCCGGGGAGAAGGCACAGTTCGGGCAACCCGAAATCCTGCTGGGAACCATCCCAG GTGCTGGCGGGACACAGAGGCTGACCAGGGCAGTGGGGAAGTCGCTGGCAATGGAGATGGTCCTCACCGGGGACCGGATTTCGGCAAAGGAGGCAAAGGAGGCAG GTCTGGTCAGCAAGGTCTACCCtgtggagaagctgctggatgCAGCCATTGCCTGCGCTGAGAAGATCGCCAGCAACTCCAAGCTGGTGGCTGCCATGGCAAAGGAGTCAGTCAATGCTG CCTTTGAAACTACACTGACGGAGGGGAACAGGACAGAGAAGCGCCTCTTTTATGCCACCTTTGCCACC AGCGACCGCAAGGAGGGGATGACGGCGTTCGTGGAGAAGCGCAAGGCCAACTTCACCGACAGCTGA